Proteins encoded by one window of Brienomyrus brachyistius isolate T26 chromosome 1, BBRACH_0.4, whole genome shotgun sequence:
- the il22 gene encoding interleukin-22: protein MMNYIVVLSVMLLAASHHITSHPHRRPKSEHRSPPLDNPSTIQRISEIAKTAQQMDDDHETRLIQSEKNYRNETDLFVCCLHANILDFYLGHVLNTEDKFPDLATVKTDLDRISRDLTAKGCSIKHVNDHGHSHRFKESFHKMGKRAQKKAMGEIDILFDFLAKFC from the exons ATGATGAATTACATAGTCGTTCTTTCAGTGATGCTCTTGGCTGCATCACATCACATCACAAGTCATCCGCATCGCAGACCGAAAAGCGAACATCGCAGCCCCCCTCTGGATAACCCCAGCACTATCCAGCGCATATCGGAGATCGCGAAAACC GCGCAACAGATGGatgatgaccatgaaacacGACTGATTCAGTCCGAAAAGAATTACCGAAATGAAACG GATTTGTTCGTTTGCTGCCTGCACGCCAACATACTCGACTTCTACCTTGGGCACGTGCTCAACACAGAGGATAAATTCCCGGACTTGGCCACCGTGAAAACCGACTTGGACAGGATCAGCAGGGACCTGACAGCAAAAGGCTGT TCAATTAAGCATGTGAATGACCATGGGCACAGCCATAGATTCAAGGAGAGTTTCCACAAG ATGGGGAAGAGGGCGCAGAAGAAAGCGATGGGGGAAATTGATATTCTTTTCGACTTCCTAGCCAAGTTCTGCTGA
- the LOC125743603 gene encoding interleukin-10-like, translating to MQTVVLTSVALLAALCIQCLGESRGVKCFRHNVSDKMLEQLSTAVHHVKNSLPRDDNKHKKLLPKFTGTLKKPKGLSLIKEMLDFYLNDVFSNESLNTRDNEKIQIILSRMVNEVSQCLRMHRSSLSSNERDKIHQMKQTFRQLETNGMKKAIGEFKTVLVWIHIYMHHTGKSGRKRQ from the exons ATGCAGACTGTGGTGTTGACGTCAGTGGCTCTACTCGCGGCGCTGTGCATTCAGTGCCTCGGGGAATCGCGGGGAGTTAAGTGCTTCAGGCACAACGTGTCGGACAAGATGCTTGAACAGCTCTCAACAGCTGTTCACCATGTGAAAAACTCTCTTCCA AGAGATGACAATAAGCACAAGAAACTTCTACCAAAATTTACAGGTACTTTGAAG AAACCAAAGGGATTATCACTTATAAAAGAGATGTTGGACTTTTACTTGAATGACGTGTTCAGCAATGAGTCACTGAACACCAGGGACAATGAGAAAATACAGATTATTCTGTCGAGGATGGTAAACGAAGTTAGCCAGTGT CTGAGGATGCATCGCAGTTCCCTCTCCTCAAACGAGCGAGATAAGATTCATCAAATGAAACAAACATTTCGTCAG CTCGAGACAAACGGTATGAAAAAGGCCATAGGAGAGTTTAAGACCGTTCTGGTCTGGATACACATCTACATGCACCACACAGGAAAATCCGGAAGGAAAAGGCAGTAA